The genomic DNA TGGCCAAAGAGGCCGATAAGGTCAAAGCCATTGAGACCGATCTGACGGCTCTGAATGACGCGCTGACAACCAGCGATGACTTCCGCGCCCTGATCCATTCGCCGATCTATACGCGCGACCAGCAAGCGTCCGCCATCGCGGCGCTGAGCACCAAGATGAACCTGTCGCCGATGATGGGCAACACGCTGGCGCTGATGGCGCAAAAGCGGCGCCTCTTCGTTGTGCCGCAGCTGGTTCAGACGCTGCGCGACATCATCGCCGAGGACAAGGGCGAGGTTACCGCCGACGTCACATCCGCCAAGGCGCTGACCAAGACGCAAGCCGACAAGCTGGCCAAGTCGCTCAAGGCGAGCACCGGCAAAACCGTAACACTCAATCAGACCGTTGATGAATCCCTCATCGGTGGTCTTGTCGTCAAAGTGGGCTCCAAGATGATCGACACGTCGATCCGCTCGAAGCTCAATTCCCTCCAGAATGCAATGAAAGAGGTCGGATAAATGGGTATCCAAGCTGCAGAGATTTCTGCGATCCTGAAAGACCAGATCAAGAACTTTGGTCAGGAAGCCGAAGTGGCCGAAGTGGGCCGCGTTCTGAGCGTTGGCGATGGTATCGCCCGCGTTTACGGTCTGGACAATGTTCAGGCCGGTGAAATGGTTGAATTCCCCGGCGGTATTCAGGGTATGGCCCTGAACCTCGAAGCCGACAATGTCGGTGTCGTGATCTTCGGGTCCGACCGTGACATCAAGGAAGGCGACGTCGTAAAGCGGACGAACTCCATCGTGGACGTGCCAATCGGTGACGAACTGCTGGGCCGCGTTGTGGACGGTCTGGGTAACCCCATCGACGGCAAAGGCCCCATCGGCGCGTCCAAGCGCGGTCTGGCCGAAGTCAAAGCGCCGGGCATCATCCCGCGCAAATCCGTGCACGAGCCCATGGCGACCGGCCTGAAATCCGTCGACGCGATGATCCCGATCGGCCGTGGCCAGCGTGAGCTGATCATTGGTGACCGCCAGACCGGTAAAACAGCCGTGGCACTTGACGCGATGCTGAACCAGGCGCAGGTCAACGAGCGTGCGGGCGACGACGAGAGCAAGAAGATGTACTGTGTGTACGTTGCGATCGGCCAGAAACGCTCCACCGTGGCGCAGCTTGTGAAAAAGCTCGAAGAAACCGGTGCCATCGAATATTCCATCGTTGTGGCCGCGACCGCGTCCGAGCCTGCCCCCATGCAGTTCCTCGCGCCCTATTCCGCGACCGCGATGGCAGAGCACTTCCGCGACAATGGCCGTCACGCCCTGATCGTGTACGATGATCTGTCCAAACAGGCCGTGTCCTACCGCCAGATGTCCCTGCTGCTGCGTCGTCCGCCCGGGCGTGAAGCCTATCCCGGTGACGTTTTCTATCTCCACTCCCGTCTGCTCGAGCGGTCGGCGAAACTGGGTGATGATGCGGGCAACGGCTCGCTGACGGCCCTGCCGATCATCGAAACCCAAGGTGGCGACGTGTCCGCGTTTATTCCGACAAACGTGATTTCGATCACCGACGGTCAGATCTTCCTGGAAACGGAACTGTTCTACCAGGGTATCCGCCCCGCCGTGAACACCGGTCTGTCGGTTTCGCGCGTTGGCTCCTCGGCTCAAACCAAGGCGATGTCGAGCGTGGCCGGTCCGGTGAAACTGTCGCTGGCCCAGTACCGCGAAATGGCTGCCTTTGCGCAGTTCGGCTCCGACCTTGATGCCGCAACCCAGCAGCTGCTGGCCCGTGGTGCGCGTCTGACCGAGCTGATGAAACAGCCCCAGTACAACCCGCTGACCAACGCCGAAATCGTTTGCGTCATCTATGCCGGTACCAACGGTTACCTCGACAAGATCGACGTGACCGAAGTTGGCCGTTACGAGGCGGGCTTGCTGAGCCACCTGCGCGGCAAACACGCCGACCTGCTCGACGACATCACCCAAAACGACCGCAAGGTGAAAGACGAGCTGGAAGACAAAATCAAGGCGGCTCTCGACGCGTTCGCTGCTGACTTCTCGTAAGGGGAGAGACGCCAATGGCTAATCTCAAAGACCTTAAAAACAGGATCGCGTCGGTCAAATCGACCCGCAAGATCACAAAGGCCATGCAAATGGTTGCCGCGGCGAAACTTCGCCGCGCGCAGGAGGCTGCCGAAGCGTCGCGCCCCTATACCGAACGCTTCAACGCCGTCATGGCGTCGCTGGCCGCTTCGGTTGGCGGGTCCGATTCCGCGCCCAAACTGCTAAGCGGTACGGGCAAGGATGACGTGCATCTGCTGGTCGTCATGACGGCCGAGCGCGGATTGTGCGGTGGCTTCAACGCCAACATCGCGAAAAAGGCCCGTGCCTTCGCGCAGGAACGGCTCGCCGAAGGCAAGACCGTGAAAATCCTGACCGTGGGCAAAAAAGGCCGTGATCAGCTGAAGCGTGATCTGGGCGACCATTTCGTGGGCCACGTCGACCTCACCGAGGTCAAGCGCGTGGGCTACACGGACGCACAGGGCATCGCAAAAGACGTGCTGACGCGCTTCGAAGACGGCGAATTCGATATCGCCACATTGTTCTTCGCCGAGTTCGTCAACGTGGTCAGCCAGATCCCGCAGGCCCAACAGGTCATCCCGGCCAAGTTCGACGCTGACGAAGGGGCGGGCGATAGTGCGGAAACACTGTTCGACTACGAGCCTTCCGAAGAGGCGATCCTGGCGGACCTGCTGCCGCGCGGCGTGGCAACTGCGATCTTCTCGGCCTTGCTGGAAAACGGCGCATCCGAACAGGGTGCACGGATGTCGGCAATGGACAACGCAACCCGCAACGCGGGCGAGATGATCGAAGATCTGACCATCGAATACAACCGTTCGCGTCAGGCCGTCATCACGAACGAGCTGATCGAAATCATTTCCGGCGCGGAAGCGCTGTAAGAAACTGGAGAGACACGACATGGCAAATGCAGTCGGCAAAATCACCCAAGTCATCGGCGCGGTCGTTGACGTGCAGTTCGAAGATCACCTGCCAGAGATCCTCAACTCGCTGAAAACAGAAAACCAGGGCAAGG from Sulfitobacter sp. S190 includes the following:
- a CDS encoding F0F1 ATP synthase subunit delta; its protein translation is MSEPASISTGIAERYATAVYDLAKEADKVKAIETDLTALNDALTTSDDFRALIHSPIYTRDQQASAIAALSTKMNLSPMMGNTLALMAQKRRLFVVPQLVQTLRDIIAEDKGEVTADVTSAKALTKTQADKLAKSLKASTGKTVTLNQTVDESLIGGLVVKVGSKMIDTSIRSKLNSLQNAMKEVG
- the atpA gene encoding F0F1 ATP synthase subunit alpha, whose product is MGIQAAEISAILKDQIKNFGQEAEVAEVGRVLSVGDGIARVYGLDNVQAGEMVEFPGGIQGMALNLEADNVGVVIFGSDRDIKEGDVVKRTNSIVDVPIGDELLGRVVDGLGNPIDGKGPIGASKRGLAEVKAPGIIPRKSVHEPMATGLKSVDAMIPIGRGQRELIIGDRQTGKTAVALDAMLNQAQVNERAGDDESKKMYCVYVAIGQKRSTVAQLVKKLEETGAIEYSIVVAATASEPAPMQFLAPYSATAMAEHFRDNGRHALIVYDDLSKQAVSYRQMSLLLRRPPGREAYPGDVFYLHSRLLERSAKLGDDAGNGSLTALPIIETQGGDVSAFIPTNVISITDGQIFLETELFYQGIRPAVNTGLSVSRVGSSAQTKAMSSVAGPVKLSLAQYREMAAFAQFGSDLDAATQQLLARGARLTELMKQPQYNPLTNAEIVCVIYAGTNGYLDKIDVTEVGRYEAGLLSHLRGKHADLLDDITQNDRKVKDELEDKIKAALDAFAADFS
- a CDS encoding F0F1 ATP synthase subunit gamma, whose amino-acid sequence is MANLKDLKNRIASVKSTRKITKAMQMVAAAKLRRAQEAAEASRPYTERFNAVMASLAASVGGSDSAPKLLSGTGKDDVHLLVVMTAERGLCGGFNANIAKKARAFAQERLAEGKTVKILTVGKKGRDQLKRDLGDHFVGHVDLTEVKRVGYTDAQGIAKDVLTRFEDGEFDIATLFFAEFVNVVSQIPQAQQVIPAKFDADEGAGDSAETLFDYEPSEEAILADLLPRGVATAIFSALLENGASEQGARMSAMDNATRNAGEMIEDLTIEYNRSRQAVITNELIEIISGAEAL